Proteins encoded together in one Schumannella luteola window:
- a CDS encoding DUF5336 domain-containing protein, whose protein sequence is MTDPQQPAEQSKQPQPPVTSAPEPSDALDEDAEQTRLRSDFSRAPRSASPGATPGEAPSPQPIGAPPAGITPPPAGPVGISAPPAAPSGDSVPAPHPAAAPPPAAGPDAALAPDAGPAHAAPGAPAAPSAPAQPSAPQQPGQYGAPQPGAAPGQQSGQFGAPPQQGQYGAPQQYSGYGAQPQQPYGAPQQPQQPHGVPQQQGQYGVPQQQGQYGVPQQQGQYGAPQQPGQYGTPQQPGTPQQQQSQFGAPQQPTQHEAPPQHEQQPAPSATPGHEQGVENPDPAESAAPQQGGSPQPQQPGAEQYAQQQQAQAGAYGAANAQYTAAPQYGAPGQNPNPGYAAAPRSGSLLTRWGIGGIGAGIVLIAVIVDLLRALLSPLIYSVSSGALDAANTLTFVGSILVVVIALVAGVLAILSLVRREPSKVPAAIALSLSAYIVLSFAFSWLSSLFYRFI, encoded by the coding sequence GTGACCGACCCCCAGCAGCCGGCCGAGCAGTCGAAGCAGCCGCAGCCGCCCGTGACGTCGGCGCCGGAGCCGTCAGACGCGCTCGACGAGGATGCGGAGCAGACGCGCCTGCGCAGCGACTTCTCCCGCGCGCCCCGTTCCGCGTCTCCCGGCGCGACTCCTGGTGAGGCTCCCTCGCCGCAGCCGATCGGCGCTCCGCCGGCAGGCATCACCCCGCCGCCGGCAGGACCCGTCGGCATCTCGGCGCCGCCCGCCGCACCGAGCGGAGACTCCGTGCCCGCTCCGCATCCCGCGGCTGCACCGCCTCCCGCGGCTGGACCGGACGCCGCGCTCGCGCCCGACGCCGGACCTGCGCACGCAGCGCCCGGAGCGCCGGCGGCGCCGTCCGCTCCCGCCCAGCCGTCCGCTCCGCAGCAGCCCGGGCAGTACGGCGCCCCGCAGCCGGGTGCCGCGCCGGGACAGCAGTCCGGTCAGTTCGGGGCTCCGCCGCAGCAGGGGCAGTACGGCGCTCCGCAGCAGTACAGCGGGTACGGCGCGCAGCCGCAGCAGCCGTACGGGGCTCCCCAGCAGCCGCAGCAGCCGCACGGCGTTCCGCAGCAGCAGGGCCAGTACGGCGTTCCGCAGCAGCAGGGCCAGTACGGCGTTCCGCAGCAGCAGGGCCAGTACGGGGCTCCGCAGCAGCCAGGGCAGTACGGGACTCCGCAGCAGCCGGGAACTCCGCAGCAGCAGCAGAGTCAGTTCGGGGCTCCGCAGCAGCCGACGCAGCACGAGGCTCCGCCGCAGCACGAGCAGCAGCCCGCGCCGTCGGCGACGCCGGGTCACGAGCAGGGCGTCGAGAACCCCGACCCCGCCGAGAGCGCCGCACCGCAGCAGGGCGGCTCACCGCAGCCGCAGCAGCCGGGCGCGGAGCAGTACGCGCAGCAGCAGCAGGCTCAGGCCGGCGCCTACGGCGCCGCGAACGCGCAGTACACGGCGGCTCCGCAGTACGGCGCACCGGGTCAGAACCCGAACCCCGGCTATGCCGCGGCGCCGCGCTCCGGCAGCCTGCTCACCCGCTGGGGCATCGGCGGCATCGGCGCGGGCATCGTGCTCATCGCGGTGATCGTCGATCTGCTGCGCGCGCTCCTGTCGCCCCTCATCTACAGCGTCAGCAGCGGCGCGCTCGACGCGGCCAACACCCTGACGTTCGTCGGCAGCATCCTGGTCGTGGTGATCGCCCTCGTCGCAGGCGTGCTGGCCATCCTGTCGCTCGTGCGACGTGAGCCGTCGAAGGTCCCCGCGGCGATCGCTCTCTCGCTGTCGGCCTACATCGTGCTGAGCTTCGCGTTCAGCTGGCTCAGCAGCCTGTTCTACCGCTTCATCTGA